TCAAGCAAGTTCTCTCCCATATCTGCCAGCGAGTTACCAGCTTTGCCAGCCACTCTGGCCGATTTGCCGGCGGCCTTGGAACCTCCGCCGAGGAAACCATGAATGGTCTTCGACAGGACGGCTGCCGGATCGAGCCGATCGATCAGTGCGTCGATCGTCGAATCCATCTCGGCACGCGTATGATCGACTTGTCGCTTAATCTCTTCCGACGAATGATGTCCATTGCCGAATCGATTGCCTACGTAGTCTTTTCTTTCAACCATTGTTTATTCTCCTTCATGGATTGGACGGTCTTCTCGGGGACGACCGTTTCTTCTTCCAACTTGTTTTTGTTACTCATTACCATGGCACCGCCGACTAGCAGCACGACCAGTCCTGTCAGCACAGGTCCCAGCCAGGTTGCCACCACGGCAGCCATACCGGCATACACCAGAACGACCGAAATCGCCTGAGCGATTCCCATTAGCAATACAATGGCACCGGCGAATGCAATGACTGCCCCGATGCCGATGGATACCGTGCGGTCTTTGACCACCGCAAACTTTTCCATCATTTCTGTCCGAGCCAATTCGACTTCCTGCTGGAACAATTCGATCGACTCGTCGCGGATTTCTTTGACCAGCGAACCTAAACTTCGGTGCTGGTCCATCTCTTGTTCTTCGCCATATGTAGATTGGCGTTGTTCATACGTTTCTGCGTTAGCCATGACTCCATATTCTCCTGAGCAATCGCTTGATGATTTAAATGAACCGGCCCGTTACGAAAGGTTCTGCGGCCCGCCGCTCGATGGCGGTGGCATGGGGTCGCGCGTCTCGGGTTCCGGCTCGGATGCTTTAAGAAAACGAGCAGCAACGATTCCAGCAATGAACATCCCGCCTAGAAAGACCTGAGGATGCTTCCGCGCGAAACGATTGGCGTCGTGATAGAGATCTTGAACGCTTCGCTGACCCAAATAGTCGGAAGCTTGTTCCAGTTCTTCAGCACACATCTCTGCGTACTGAGCAACCGATTCTTCGCCATCGGCCTCAAGCGATTCGGATGCCGAACGAACGGCGGAACCGAAAACGCCCACTTCCTTAGCGATCATCGTTTTACGCTCTTCCGCAAACTGTTGACCGCGTTCTAATGTCTTGTCTCGAGCGCGACGCGATTTCTGTTTGGCATCCGTTCGAAGTTCACGTGCTGTTTCCTTAGCCTCTTGGGCCGTTTCCGCAGATGGACTTTGGTCATCGTCGGCCAAGTCGATGCGTTGCGGATGCGTATCCGGTGAATGTGTCATATCAGCCTCCCTGAATTGGTTGGACAGTACTAAAGATTTTTGCTCCACGGGGGGAGACTTTCCTGCTCGCAAATGAAGCGCCGATCAGACCGCAAGCATGTCGAAACCCTGGCAGCTCCAGGCGACTTTGTTGGCTCAATTCCGTTGTGCGATTGGACTAACGATAGTTTTCGTCCCCTCAGAAAAAGTGGTCGACCGCTGCCTATTGCGTTTTGCCCGGCGGCTTTGCGAGATGATCTCTGAACTGTCATTGCGAAAGCCAAGGGATCGTTATTCAGCAAAACGATGCGTAAGAAACCAGTCGTCACGCACGTGAAGTAGCTGGTACGCATTTTGCGGCGCTCTTACACTCAATTACTGGTCCAAGAGTCATCTTCCCTGCGAGCTAGCGATGAGCGAATTCTCAAGACGTCATTTTCTTTCCAGTGTCGGAACCGCCGCCGTGGTCTCAGGCTCATTGCTGGCCGACGAACCGAACCCAGGCAAAGTAATGAAAACCGAAGGTCCCGTCTCGCAGCGCCCCCTCCCCGAGAACCTTGAAACCAAGAGCAGACGCTACCGACCTTCTTCCCGCTTTGGGCTGGGGGGAGTCGCCATTGGGAATGGCTTCGCGCCGACAACCGATCAAGACGCCAACCGAACCCTCGAATCGGCTTGGAACGCAGGCGTCCGCTACTTTGATACGTCGCCGTTCTATGGGTTTGGCCTCAGCGAACGACGTTTCGGACACTTCCTGGATGATCATTCCCCGGACGATTATGTGCTTTCCACCAAGGTCGGACGCGTCTTCACCGCTACCTCCGAGCCTCCCCAAGCTGGCATCTGGAAAGATCCTTCCTCCTTTAAGTATCAATACGACTACTCCGCCGCAGGCGTCCGCCGATCGATCGAAGATAGCCTGCAGCGACTGGGCGTTTCCCAGATCGATATCGTCTTCATTCACGACCTGAATGAAGGTAACGGCGATCTTGGAAAAGACTGGACGAAATACTTCGATCAGGCCGTAAAAGGCGCCATGCCAGAACTGTGTAAGATGCGTGATGAAGGGATCATCAAAGCCTGGGGATTAGGTGTCAACCAGCCAGAACCAGCACTGCGGGCGAGTCGAGAAAGCGACCCTGACATTCACCTGTTGGCTACGCAGTATTCCCTGATGGATCACGAAAAAGCACTGCACACCACTTTCCCGAAACTGGAAGAAAAAGGGATTTCGGTGGTGGTCGGCGCGCCGCTGAATGCCGGGTATTTGGCTGGCCGAGATCGCTATCATTATGACGGCAAGATCCCCGACTGGGCGCCACAAAAGCGTTCTCGCATTCAAAAGATTGCCCACCAGCATGGCGTCGATTTGCGTACTGCGGCGCTACAGTTCTGCTTGGGGCCCAAAGTCGTCTCAGCAGTGATCCCAGGGGCACGTAATGCTTCTCAGACTGAAGCCGATGTCCAGTCGATGAAGATCGACATCCCCGACGGCTTCTGGTCTGATCTGAAGCGCGAGGGGCTTATTGCCAAGGGCGCGCCTGTGCCCAAACTGGTAGCAAGCTAAGCCGCTTGGCGACGCATCTTGATCGACTGTGGACTATCGTCGTCGAAGTTCGTCAAGCTACGGACTGCGTACGAGTCGTTGCCGTTGGAAGCATAGTAGATCCGGGCATTCACTTCACCGAGAAGTCCCATGCCAAACATCTGCGAACCAAGGATCGTGCTCAGCACGGCAAATAGCAAAAGCGGATTGCCGGTCATATCGACCCCGCCAATCAACTTCATGCCGAGGGTGGTCAAGACGCTCAGTCCGGCGATGCCCAGACAGGCGAAGCCCATCCGGCCGAACAGCTTCATCGGGCTGGTAAAGAACTGCTGCATGTAGGCGACCGTCAGCAGGTCGAGCACCACCCGTGTCGTGCGGCCGATGCCATACTTGGTTTGGCCGAAACGTCTGGCATGATGCCGCGTGACGACTTCCACGCACTTCGCCCCGCGCTGATGCGCTAGAATCGGAATGAAGCGGTGCATCTCGCCGTATAGTTCTAGCTCGACGGCAATCTCTCGGCGAATCGCCTTGAGGGTGCAGCCAAGGTCATGAATGGGGAACTTGGTAACCTTCGAGATCAACCAGTTCGCAATCTTGGAAGGCAGCTTACGATTGACGAACGCATCTTGGCGATTCTTCCGCCAGCCGTGCACCAGGTCGTAACCCTCGTCGATCTTCTCGAGCATCATCGGAATGTCTTCCGGGTCGTTCTGCATGTCGCCATCAAGCGTGATCACCACGTCCATCGACGCATGCTGAATGCCTGCGTGCATGGCCGCCGTTTGGCCGTAATTACGGCGAAACTCGACCACCTTCGCATGCGGATCCGCAGCGGCCAGTTGTTTCAACTTAGCGCTCGACCCATCACTCGAACCGTCGTCTACAAACAAAATCTCATAATCCCGCCCCAAGTTTGCTAGCACTTCGTGCAAGCTACTGTAGAGCAGGGGAATGGTCTCGATTTCGTTGTAAATCGGAACAACAACGGAAACGCTCATAATGGCAAAACCCGCGTGAAACTCGAAGGAAATAGGGGGCTCTAGTCAGGAAGGCGAAACGCCGGCGAGCCCGATCGCGCGAGGGATGTTAGCAGAGGCTGGGATTTCGGGGCAAGGGGAATGCGATACCTCATTTGATTGTTGCAAAGTCCTAGCCTCTGCGCACCTTTGAGGAAAAACAATTTCTCTAGTCGATTTCTAAATCCAAGTCTGGGTCCTCTCGATTTGTTGACGAATTATCAATCGAATCTTCTGCTCGATGGGCACCTGCAATTGCCGTCCCAGTTACTCCAGCACGACTACTGGATGAAGTTTCTGAACTAATAACCTCTGACGAAAGCACTGTGTCCACCTGATCTGCATGCACAATGGCCAGCACAAGTGTCCCATCAGGCTTTTTAATGATTTGACATGGCACGCCTCGTGATCTTAAGTTCTCGATGAGTTCACGAACGTGTGCTACAGCCACTCTATTCGCCTCTTCATCCACATTAGAATTAGATTTTGAGCTAAGTGCGATCTGTTGGGCTTCTGCCTCGCGTTCCTCAGCGATGTAGTGAGACAACTGTACTTTGCGCTGCCAGTAATCCGGAAGATTGCCGAAGCCTCTCACAAAGCTGCGAGTCGCAGATAGAGTATCAGCAACCAACATAAATGGCTCACACGTAATTCGCATAATTGATCGATTGATTCTCCCCCATACTTCCAGCCAAGTCTGGGGAGGCTCTTCAGAACTTGGGCTCGGCCTCGCTTTGATGCTGGTCTTAATTCCATAGGCGTCAACTTGCAAAGTTGACGATTCATCACTGTTATTCTCATCTCCTATACTCAAAGTAGAGCTCCTTCAGAGGTCGGAACGTCACACGACGTTGATCGAATTCGTTCAACCCCAAGTGCCCCCTGGCTACGAGCAAGATCCCCCAAAGCTTTGACGATATCAGAGTATTCCTCATGAGAAATAATCTCTGGATCCCAGATGATCTCGATCATTGGGGGACTAAGCAACTCGCCATTAACTTTCTCACGGGTTTCATTTTGTAAGACATCCTGCTGAAGTTGCTGGCTCATCTTGAACCAAAATGGCGAAACATCCGACCATAGCGAAGCCCAATCCAATTTCGGTAATGCCCCGGGCAAAAGAACTTCGTCCAAGTACGTTCTATACTGAAAAAAATCACCTTGCACTGTTTTGAAGAACGACTTATCCACCGCTGTTCCGGCAACAATTGAAGCATCGATCGCATACGCTGGATTGTTCGTAGGATTGTCATACATCCAATCAATTACTGATTGAACTGACCGCACAATTGACGTGGCTGTTGCATTGGAAGTTTCGCTACCAGCTGAGAGAGCACACGCCTCATTAAGTGGCCCCAAATAATTCTTAAGCCCACGAAACAAATAATGGCTGAGGTCGGGCTGCAGCTGAATTACTTCCTCAGCGAGGGATAAAGCCTCTTCCTGCAGGACAATGTATTTGCCACATACTCTGAGATTGTCGTTAAGATTAAACAGTGGCTGCACACGTCTAGTACAGCGGATCGCAAAGAGTGTCGAATCATAGAATGAAATACGATCCAACTCTACGCCTTCAATTCTCATAGCATCTTCCATTCAACTGCAGCAACATAATCATTGATTCATCCACTCTGTATAACAGAAGAGAAACTAATTTCAATTACGAGTCATCGTTGACTGGAGGGCACGGTCAACATTCCCTCCTTATTCCCCATCTCAAATTGTGCCGATTGCGTCTCGCCAGTGCGAAAAGGGGTACTCGCGTGCCAACCGTTATTCAGCTTCCAAGACACTGGCCAGGGAACCGTTCACCTTAGCAATTGCTTCAACGAAGTACTGACAAGTTCTATCCTTACTCAGAAATCTTTGACGTTGATAGCAAGAGAATGTGACGAAGTGAGGGTCGCCCGGCGTATCGTAGATTCGGCGTCTTTTTCTGTGAGAAGTGGGCATGCACTTTAGTTTGCCCTGAATCCGTAGTAGGTTCAAGCCAACGCTCTAACCCACACGCCCAAGCGGACTTGGGCGTGGCACCCAGGCTCTAGTCGGGAAGGCGAAACGCCGGCGAGCCCGATCGCGCGAGGGATGTTAGCAGAGGCTGGGATTTCGGGGCAAGGGCGAACCTCAGAAGGGGAGTTGAGCACGCCCCTATCCGTTTTTTCGCTAGGAAAAGAAGCGTCTAGCGTGGCTTGCGGACCACGAAGTCGAGCGTGGACGAGTTTCCAGGCTTCACTTCCGCGGTCAGTCCCGAGGTTCGCGGGCTGGTGAACGATTCCTCAACCTGAGAGACCCGCCGAGAAGTCCGCTTGTACGACTGGCTCGCCTCGTCCCAAACCTCGTCTCCGCCACCGTACGAAGCAATTGCTACCCCATAGGTACCGGGCACGACACCGTCGCCGGTCGAAAACGTACCCATCGTGAACGAACCATCCGACTGGATATCGGCGGAACTAGAGGATGCCGAATTCTCGAAAATGATCGTACCCGAAGTTAAAGGACTACCATCCTCGAACGTCACCGAGCCGGTAACGGCCGTTGTATTTGAAGCACCGCAACCAAAGCAGCCGACAATTGCGAAGCATATGCCAAGGGTCAACAAGGCTTGAGCATTCATTCTGAGATTCCATCTATCTTGACCTGAAAGAAAGACCAGATCACAGCTGATCTAGTCTTTGCCAGGCATCTGTTAAGTTACGT
This is a stretch of genomic DNA from Bremerella alba. It encodes these proteins:
- a CDS encoding phage holin family protein, translating into MANAETYEQRQSTYGEEQEMDQHRSLGSLVKEIRDESIELFQQEVELARTEMMEKFAVVKDRTVSIGIGAVIAFAGAIVLLMGIAQAISVVLVYAGMAAVVATWLGPVLTGLVVLLVGGAMVMSNKNKLEEETVVPEKTVQSMKENKQWLKEKTT
- a CDS encoding aldo/keto reductase, whose protein sequence is MSEFSRRHFLSSVGTAAVVSGSLLADEPNPGKVMKTEGPVSQRPLPENLETKSRRYRPSSRFGLGGVAIGNGFAPTTDQDANRTLESAWNAGVRYFDTSPFYGFGLSERRFGHFLDDHSPDDYVLSTKVGRVFTATSEPPQAGIWKDPSSFKYQYDYSAAGVRRSIEDSLQRLGVSQIDIVFIHDLNEGNGDLGKDWTKYFDQAVKGAMPELCKMRDEGIIKAWGLGVNQPEPALRASRESDPDIHLLATQYSLMDHEKALHTTFPKLEEKGISVVVGAPLNAGYLAGRDRYHYDGKIPDWAPQKRSRIQKIAHQHGVDLRTAALQFCLGPKVVSAVIPGARNASQTEADVQSMKIDIPDGFWSDLKREGLIAKGAPVPKLVAS
- a CDS encoding glycosyltransferase family 2 protein, coding for MSVSVVVPIYNEIETIPLLYSSLHEVLANLGRDYEILFVDDGSSDGSSAKLKQLAAADPHAKVVEFRRNYGQTAAMHAGIQHASMDVVITLDGDMQNDPEDIPMMLEKIDEGYDLVHGWRKNRQDAFVNRKLPSKIANWLISKVTKFPIHDLGCTLKAIRREIAVELELYGEMHRFIPILAHQRGAKCVEVVTRHHARRFGQTKYGIGRTTRVVLDLLTVAYMQQFFTSPMKLFGRMGFACLGIAGLSVLTTLGMKLIGGVDMTGNPLLLFAVLSTILGSQMFGMGLLGEVNARIYYASNGNDSYAVRSLTNFDDDSPQSIKMRRQAA